From a single Pochonia chlamydosporia 170 chromosome Unknown PCv3seq00010, whole genome shotgun sequence genomic region:
- a CDS encoding ribosome biogenesis protein SSF1 (similar to Verticillium alfalfae VaMs.102 XP_003003950.1), whose product MARRRTKKRTHVGANNPETASAGHATARDPKSMVIRIGAGEVGSSISQLATDVRKVMEPGTASRLKERRGNKLKDYVVMCGPLGVTHLMLFSRSESGNTNLRMALAPRGPTMHFRVEKYSLCKDVQRVQKHPRGGGKEFLTPPLLVMNNFTTPGADSKSKVPKHLESLATTVFQSLFPPINPQQTPLKTIRRVLLLNREQSAEDDGTFIVNFRHYAITTKSTTVSKPLRRIKAAEKLMATKSSRQGRMPNLGKLEDIADYMIGGEAGDGYMTDATSGSEMDTDAEVEVVDNAPRRVMSTKARLAAEENGEEPEEEAENVERRAVKLVELGPRMRLRLTKVEEGLCSGKVMWHEYVRKSREEIKELEKRWEKRRQEKEARKKEQKANVERKKAEKEARKKKSGDGEDDDDDEEENYSDVDFDDFDSEGLAGDAEFMANEQMEEDGEWEDEREEIGRE is encoded by the exons atggcgaggagaagaacaaaaaagagaacTCATGTGGGTGCCAACAATCCCGAGACGGCTTCTGCCGGTCATGCGACGGCTCGCGACCCCAAGAGCATGGTCATCCGTATCGGAGCAGGTGAAGTCGGTTCCAGCATCAGTCAGCTGGCTACGGATGTGCGCAAGGTCATGGAGCCCGGCACGGCCAGTAGGTTGAAGGAGCGAAGAGGAAACAAGTTGAAGGATTACGTCGTCATGTGCGGTCCTCTTGGTGTGACACATCTTATGTTGTTTTCGCGGTCAGAGAGCGGCAACACAAACTTGAGAATGGCTCTGGCGCCACGAGGTCCGACGATGCATTTCCGGGTCGAGAAGTATTCGCTTTGCAAAGATGTACAGAGAGTTCAGAAGCACCCGagaggcggcggcaaggaaTTCCTGACTCCTCCTTTG CTGGTCATGAACAACTTCACTACTCCCGGTGCCgactccaagtccaaggtcCCGAAACATCTCGAATCTTTGGCAACCACCGTATTCCAGTCACTATTCCCTCCGATTAATCCTCAGCAAACACCTCTCAAGACCATCCGACGAGTGCTTCTCCTGAATCGCGAGCAATCCGCAGAAGATGACGGCACATTCATTGTCAATTTCAGACATTACGCCATTACCACAAAGTCCACCACCGTGTCAAAACCTCTACGGCGAATCAAAGCAGCGGAAAAGTTGATGGCGACCAAGTCAAGTAGGCAAGGACGGATGCCCAACCTCGGAAAGCTCGAGGACATTGCCGACTACATGATTGGAGGtgaagctggagatggcTACATGACAGACGCTACGAGTGGCAGTGAAATGGACACAGACGCCGAGGTTGAAGTGGTCGATAATGCTCCGCGACGAGTAATGTCAACAAAGGCACGACTAGCggctgaagaaaatggcgAAGAGCCCGAAGAGGAGGCAGAAAACGTTGAGCGAAGAGCAGTCAAACTCGTCGAACTCGGACCGCGCATGCGCCTACGACTAACCAAGGTCGAGGAGGGTCTTTGCTCCGGCAAGGTCATGTGGCACGAGTACGTACGCAAGAGCCGCGAGGAGATTAAAGAACTGGAAAAGCGGTGGGAAAAGAGaagacaagaaaaggaagcaCGGAAAAAGGAGCAAAAGGCTAATGTTGAGAGAaagaaggcagagaaggaggctagaaagaagaagtctggcgatggtgaggatgacgatgatgacgaggaagagaatTACAGTGATGTCGATTTTGATGATTTTGATAGTGAGGGCTTGGCAGGGGATGCTGAATTCATGGCCAATGAACagatggaagaggatggagagTGGGAGGATGAAAGGGAGGAAATTGGACGGGAGTAA
- a CDS encoding ATP-dependent rRNA helicase RRP3 (similar to Coccidioides immitis RS XP_001244087.1): MGDVKRRKVSHGAQKKRPVLQSSPPPAPSSEPSASSDEEESATLDGAAVEESSTRPKTFKDLGIVDSLCEACESLNYKYPTPIQEKSIPVALTNRDIIGLAETGSGKTAAFALPILQALLEKPQPLFGLVLAPTRELAHQIGQAFEALGALISLRCAVIVGGLDMVPQAVALGKKPHIIVATPGRLVDHLEKTKGFSLRTLKYLVMDEADRLLDMDFGPAIDKLLKFIPRERRTYLFSATLSSKVESLQRASLRDPVRVSISSNKYQTVSTLLQHLLFIPQTRKDTYLIYLVNEFAGKSTIIFTRTVWETQRVAILLRTLGFGAIPLHGQLSQSARLGALNKFRSGSRDILVATDVAARGLDIPKVDVVLNYDLPQDSKTYIHRVGRTARAGKSGIALSFTTQYDLEIFQRIEAALGKKLDPYPSEKEEVMAFQARVEEAQRHARIEMKALSERRDRHGKKGKGDKKRRRDDMDKEEG, translated from the exons ATGGGCGACGTCAAGCGAAGAAAAGTCTCACACGGTGCGCAGAAGAAGCGCCCTGTACTGCAGAGCAGCCCTCCACCCGCTCCTTCGTCTGAGCCATCAGCATCCAGCGATGAAGAGGAATCCGCAACTCTCGACGGAGCAGCTGTAGAAGAATCCAGCACAAGGCCCAAAACCTTCAAAGACCTG GGAATCGTCGATTCATTATGCGAAGCCTGCGAATCCCTCAACTATAAATACCCAACACCGATCCAAGAAAAGTCCATCCCAGTCGCCTTGACGAATCGCGACATTATCGGTCTTGCTGAAACTGGTAGCGGAAAGACCGCCGCCTTTGCCCTGCCAATTCTTCAAGCTCTGCTCGAGAAGCCACAGCCGCTGTTTGGCCTCGTCCTCGCCCCGACTCGAGAACTTGCCCACCAGATCGGCCAGGCCTTCGAAGCTCTCGGTGCCTTGATATCACTACGATGTGCCGTCAttgttggtggcttggaCATGGTTCCTCAAGCAGTTGCGCTTGGAAAGAAGCCGCACATTATTGTAGCTACTCCAGGACGACTGGTAGACCACCTGGAAAAGACAAAGGGGTTTTCGCTGCGCACGCTCAAATACCTGGTCATGGACGAGGCCGATCGTCTGCTAGATATGGATTTCGGCCCTGCCATCGACAAGCTGCTCAAGTTCATCCCCCGCGAAAGAAGAACATACCTCTTCTCTGCGACACTCAGCTCCAAAGTCGAAAGTCTGCAGCGAGCCAGTTTACGAGACCCCGTTCGcgtcagcatcagcagcaacaagtaccagactgtttcGACTCTCCTGCAACATCTCCTCTTTATCCCGCAGACCCGCAAAGACACCTACCTGATATACCTGGTCAACGAATTCGCCGGCAAGtccaccatcatcttcacccGCACCGTCTGGGAAACACAACGAGTGgccatcctcctccgcacCCTTGGCTTCGGCGCCATCCCTCTCCACGGCCAACTCTCACAATCTGCCCGTCTCGGCGCCCTCAACAAATTCCGCTCCGGATCCCGCGACATTCTCGTCGCCACTGACGTCGCAGCCCGTGGTCTGGATATCCCCAAGGTCGACGTCGTTCTCAACTACGACCTGCCGCAAGACTCGAAAACGTACATCCACAGAGTCGGTCGTACGGCACGAGCCGGCAAGTCCGGTATTGCCTTGAGTTTCACGACGCAATATGACCTCGAAATATTCCAGCGCATTGAGGCGGCACTAGGCAAGAAACTGGACCCCTACCCCAGTGAGAAGGAGGAAGTCATGGCGTTTCAAGCTCGTGTTGAAGAGGCACAGAGGCATGCGAGAATAGAAATGAAGGCCTTGTCGGAGAGGAGGGATAGACATGGTAAGAAAGGAAAGGGGGATAAGAAGAGGCGACgtgacgacatggacaaggaggaAGGTTAG